The following are encoded together in the Zingiber officinale cultivar Zhangliang chromosome 8A, Zo_v1.1, whole genome shotgun sequence genome:
- the LOC122008957 gene encoding TSL-kinase interacting protein 1-like, producing the protein MEHQTLPVENLLIKDAKSTFLSSAISTGSQNPVKKPTRQWDAWTRQEEENFFNALRQVGKNFEKITCRVQSKNKDQVRHYYYRLVRRMNKLLGPGFSFDAKNSKDTNAAMLRWWSLLEKHSCTASKLHLKPRRFKIFIEALENQLLKDRNKTRRKRLPEDVYSHTSSNMILSKGPGNDIYPVKLLTVEAANTNKSTASKAAFQKTEMYSNMNCKRDLSMKSQRQKRRPGVVSSAEYKRWEKAAMAGVSLVADAAEQLERATNKIKFSFNGETSDAISNKITDGGIFPDQMTKSTTEPSFKLKLQLFPVDDHTRSVLEKDGHNPHLELTLSARKRISSVMEHLHRKWGDSNIASGELVLLPYSVKQEIVSSKMWTVKDTVISTSDVYAMVGSPAVFRLRYGWFTTLEHGSNGIQSSHTASSSENCDLLEDAQHENQESLMEDVATPITDVPEQDCTDCEDRFFEPAADAEPSSIRIAKDERKWKKKDMVYAELNCVSAGEWADSLTNISVGDLFNEASKAANSERINSTDEPTGPLLHLASFSCDSFDAAIAAHISGHQLSPILNKASQPSIWDAEDTRDQFSFQMVPDERLNLASSSSTEAGEQDSSKSLPGIPSFLKDFGGQGFRDEPLFKSEVESCQAQSSDERGYQDKDTSFADIYWADSLGPLDLDMPSSKFQGQELIFSDSLSLSRLIANSLDEFQNFSLFCVDDKDSGSRRA; encoded by the exons ATGGAACATCAAACTCTCCCAGTAGaaaatttgttgataaaggatGCAAAAAGTACCTTTCTTTCATCCGCAATTTCTACTGGATCTCAGAATCCtg TTAAAAAACCTACACGGCAATGGGATGCATGGACCcgacaagaggaggagaatttttTTAATGCACTACGACAAGTTGGCAAG AACTTTGAGAAGATCACCTGTCGTGTTCAGAGTAAAAACAAAGACCAA GTTAGGCATTATTATTATCGCCTTGTGAGACGTATGAACAAGCTTCTAGGACCTGGGTTCTCATTTGATGCTAAAAATTCAAAGGATACTAATGCTGCAATGCTCCGATG GTGGTCTTTACTAGAAAAACACAGCTGCACTGCCTCAAAACTGCATTTGAAACCCCGGAGGTTTAAGATATTTATTGAAGCTTTG GAAAATCAACTTCTAAAGGACAGAAACAAGACTAGAAGAAAAAGACTTCCTGAAGATGTTTATTCTCATACATCTTCAAACATGATTCTCAGTAAGGGACCAGGGAATGACATTTATCCAGTCAAATTACTAACCGTTGAAGCTGCGAACACTAACAAATCAACAGCTTCTAAAGCTGCCTTCCAGAAGACTGAGATGTATTCAAACATGAACTGCAAACGGGACTTATCTATGAAATCACAGAGGCAAAAAAGGAGGCCAG GTGTTGTTTCCTCTGCTGAATATAAAAGATGGGAAAAGGCTGCGATGGCAGGCGTTTCTTTGGTTGCTGATGCTGCTGAACAATTGGAGCGAGCaaccaataaaataaaattttcttttaatggaGAAACCAGTGATGCAATATCCAATAAGATCACAGATGGTG GAATTTTCCCTGACCAGATGACCAAATCAACCACTGAACCTTCTTTCAAGTTGAAGTTACAGTTGTTTCCCGTTGATGATCATACTCGAAGTGTTCTTGAAAAG GATGGACACAATCCACATTTAGAGCTCACTTTAAGTGCTAGGAAAAGGATATCGTCAGTCATGGAACATCTACACCGCAAGTGGGGAGACTCTAACATAGCATCAGGAGAGCTCGTACTTCTCCCCTACTCTGTTAAGCAGGAGATAGTAAGTTCCAAAATGTGGACTGTAAAAGACACTGTAATCAGTACTTCAGATGTGTATGCTATGGTTGGCAGTCCTGCTGTTTTCCGTCTGAG GTATGGCTGGTTCACCACTTTAGAACATGGGTCAAATGGTATTCAATCATCTCACACAGCTTCATCTTCTGAAAATTGTGACCTTTTAGAAGATGCTCAACATG AAAATCAAGAAAGTTTAATGGAAGATGTTGCAACTCCAATTACTGATGTTCCAGAGCAGGATTGCACTGACTGTGAGGATAGATTTTTTGAGCCTGCCGCTGATGCAGAGCCATCTTCTATTAGAATAGCCAAAGATGAACGGAAATGGAAAAAGAAGGATATG GTCTATGCCGAACTAAACTGTGTCTCTGCTGGGGAATGGGCTGATAGTCTAACCAATATAAGTGTTGGAGATCTATTTAATGAAGCATCCAAGGCTGCTAATTCAGAACGAATAAATTCCACTGATGAACCAACTGGCCCTTTGCTTCATCTGGCCTCTTTTAGTTGTGACTCATTTGATGCAGCTATTGCTGCCCACATATCTGGCCATCAATTATCTCCCATTTTGAATAAGGCATCACAACCATCCATCTGGGATGCCGAAGATACCCGTGatcaattttcttttcaaatGGTTCCAGATGAGAGATTGAATCTTGCCTCTAGCTCTTCCACTGAGGCAGGCGAACAAGATTCTTCTAAATCTCTACCAGGAATTCCAAGTTTTCTGAAG GATTTTGGTGGACAGGGCTTTCGAGATGAACCTCTTTTCAAGTCGGAGGTTGAATCTTGTCAAGCTCAGTCATCCGATGAGAGAGGTTATCAGGACAAGGATACTAGTTTTGCAGATATTTACTGG GCTGACTCTTTAGGGCCACTGGACTTGGACATGCCTTCCTCTAAGTTTCAGGGCCAAGAACTAATATTTAGCGACAGCCTTAGTCTCAGTCGCTTGATAGCCAACAGCCTCGACGAATTCCAGAATTTCTCACTTTTTTGCGTGGACGATAAAGACTCCGGGTCACGCAGAGCCTAA